Proteins from a genomic interval of Zingiber officinale cultivar Zhangliang chromosome 2A, Zo_v1.1, whole genome shotgun sequence:
- the LOC122040510 gene encoding probable proline transporter 2 isoform X1 — protein MGCRSLLRADSGLPGTGIRGIEALGILATSSSSCFSHATTSSEIPVDEGGEETSLLVARRDWEEPGKEAMTAATAGAGEEDWDRCDSEMRIDVSDDTAHQISTDPWYQVAFVLTTGINSAYVLGYSGSIMVPLGWIAGTTGLILAAAISLYANVLLARLHEIGGKRHIRYRDLAGHIYGRKMYSLTWALQYVNLFMINTGYIILAGQALKATYVLYRDDDILKLPYCITIAGFVCALFAFSTPHLSALRVWLGFSTFFSLIYIIVAFMLSLSDGINSPPRDYTSPGSHTNKIFSSIGAAASLVFAYNTGMLPEIQATIKQPVVRNMEKALWFQFIIGGLPLYAVTFTGYWAYGSSSSTYLLSSVHGPIWVKSVANAAAFLQTVIALHIFASPMYEYLDTKFGRGKGNPFSFYNVSFRVVVRGGYLTINTFVAALLPFLGDFMSLTGALSTFPLTFVLANHMYLKVKDKLSLPQKSWHWLNIVGFSAMSLAAAIAALWLIANDSKTYHFFADL, from the exons ATGGGA TGCCGCTCCCTTCTTCGTGCAGATTCCGGACTGCCCGGGACTGGAATTCGAGGAATCGAGGCTCTTGGTATCCTCgccacctcctcatcttcctgCTTTTCTCACGCCACCACCTCTTCCGAAATTCCTGTGGACGAGGGGGGAGAGGAAACCTCGCTGTTGGTGGCACGACGCGACTGGGAGGAACCCGGGAAAGAGGCGATGACGGCGGCGACGGCCGGGGCCGGAGAGGAAGACTGGGACCGGTGTGACTCGGAGATGCGGATCGATGTGTCGGACGATACGGCTCATCAGATTAGCACCG ATCCTTGGTACCAAGTTGCCTTTGTGCTCACAACTGGGATAAACAGTGCTTATGTCTTAGGTTATTCTGGATCGATAATGGTTCCTTTGGGTTGGATTGCTGGTACGACCGGCTTAATTTTGGCTGCTGCAATATCTCTCTATGCTAATGTTCTTCTAGCACGCCTCCATGAAATTGGTGGGAAACGACATATCAGATACAGAGATCTTGCCGGCCACATATATG GTAGGAAAATGTATTCTCTTACATGGGCATTACAATATGTTAATCTTTTCATGATCAACACGGGATATATCATTCTGGCTGGGCAAGCTTTAAAG GCCACGTATGTCCTTTACAGGGATGATGATATCTTGAAGCTACCCTACTGTATAACAATTGCTGGATTTGTTTGTGCACTTTTTGCTTTTAGCACACCACATTTGTCAGCTCTCAGAGTTTGGCTGGGGTTTTCAACATTTTTCAGCCTCATATATATCATTGTAGCATTCATGCTGTCTCTTAGTGATG GAATTAATTCTCCCCCTCGAGATTACACTTCTCCAGGATCACATACTAACAAGATTTTCAGTTCCATTGGTGCAGCTGCCAGTCTTGTTTTTGCTTACAATACAGGCATGCTGCCAGAGATTCAG GCAACAATAAAGCAACCTGTTGTCAGAAACATGGAGAAAGCTCTTTGGTTTCAGTTTATAATAGGGGGCTTGCCACTCTATGCTGTTACGTTCACGGGCTACTGGGCTTACGGATCTTCATCTTCGACATACCTACTCAGTAGTGTCCATGGCCCAATTTGGGTGAAGTCGGTCGCAAATGCTGCGGCCTTTCTTCAGACAGTGATTGCCTTACAT ATATTTGCAAGCCCTATGTATGAATACTTGGACACAAAGTTTGGAAGAGGCAAAGGGAACCCCTTTTCCTTCTACAACGTCTCTTTCAGAGTCGTCGTGCGAGGGGGCTACCTCACTATAAACACATTTGTAGCTGCCCTCCTCCCTTTCCTCGGCGACTTCATGAGCCTCACGGGCGCGCTCAGCACGTTCCCCCTCACATTCGTTCTCGCAAACCACATGTACTTGAAGGTGAAGGACAAGCTCTCCCTGCCTCAGAAGTCTTGGCACTGGCTAAACATTGTGGGGTTTAGCGCCATGTCCCTTGCTGCAGCAATCGCGGCCCTATGGCTCATTGCGAACGATTCAAAAACATATCATTTCTTTGCGGACCTGTGA
- the LOC122040510 gene encoding probable proline transporter 2 isoform X2 translates to MTAATAGAGEEDWDRCDSEMRIDVSDDTAHQISTDPWYQVAFVLTTGINSAYVLGYSGSIMVPLGWIAGTTGLILAAAISLYANVLLARLHEIGGKRHIRYRDLAGHIYGRKMYSLTWALQYVNLFMINTGYIILAGQALKATYVLYRDDDILKLPYCITIAGFVCALFAFSTPHLSALRVWLGFSTFFSLIYIIVAFMLSLSDGINSPPRDYTSPGSHTNKIFSSIGAAASLVFAYNTGMLPEIQATIKQPVVRNMEKALWFQFIIGGLPLYAVTFTGYWAYGSSSSTYLLSSVHGPIWVKSVANAAAFLQTVIALHIFASPMYEYLDTKFGRGKGNPFSFYNVSFRVVVRGGYLTINTFVAALLPFLGDFMSLTGALSTFPLTFVLANHMYLKVKDKLSLPQKSWHWLNIVGFSAMSLAAAIAALWLIANDSKTYHFFADL, encoded by the exons ATGACGGCGGCGACGGCCGGGGCCGGAGAGGAAGACTGGGACCGGTGTGACTCGGAGATGCGGATCGATGTGTCGGACGATACGGCTCATCAGATTAGCACCG ATCCTTGGTACCAAGTTGCCTTTGTGCTCACAACTGGGATAAACAGTGCTTATGTCTTAGGTTATTCTGGATCGATAATGGTTCCTTTGGGTTGGATTGCTGGTACGACCGGCTTAATTTTGGCTGCTGCAATATCTCTCTATGCTAATGTTCTTCTAGCACGCCTCCATGAAATTGGTGGGAAACGACATATCAGATACAGAGATCTTGCCGGCCACATATATG GTAGGAAAATGTATTCTCTTACATGGGCATTACAATATGTTAATCTTTTCATGATCAACACGGGATATATCATTCTGGCTGGGCAAGCTTTAAAG GCCACGTATGTCCTTTACAGGGATGATGATATCTTGAAGCTACCCTACTGTATAACAATTGCTGGATTTGTTTGTGCACTTTTTGCTTTTAGCACACCACATTTGTCAGCTCTCAGAGTTTGGCTGGGGTTTTCAACATTTTTCAGCCTCATATATATCATTGTAGCATTCATGCTGTCTCTTAGTGATG GAATTAATTCTCCCCCTCGAGATTACACTTCTCCAGGATCACATACTAACAAGATTTTCAGTTCCATTGGTGCAGCTGCCAGTCTTGTTTTTGCTTACAATACAGGCATGCTGCCAGAGATTCAG GCAACAATAAAGCAACCTGTTGTCAGAAACATGGAGAAAGCTCTTTGGTTTCAGTTTATAATAGGGGGCTTGCCACTCTATGCTGTTACGTTCACGGGCTACTGGGCTTACGGATCTTCATCTTCGACATACCTACTCAGTAGTGTCCATGGCCCAATTTGGGTGAAGTCGGTCGCAAATGCTGCGGCCTTTCTTCAGACAGTGATTGCCTTACAT ATATTTGCAAGCCCTATGTATGAATACTTGGACACAAAGTTTGGAAGAGGCAAAGGGAACCCCTTTTCCTTCTACAACGTCTCTTTCAGAGTCGTCGTGCGAGGGGGCTACCTCACTATAAACACATTTGTAGCTGCCCTCCTCCCTTTCCTCGGCGACTTCATGAGCCTCACGGGCGCGCTCAGCACGTTCCCCCTCACATTCGTTCTCGCAAACCACATGTACTTGAAGGTGAAGGACAAGCTCTCCCTGCCTCAGAAGTCTTGGCACTGGCTAAACATTGTGGGGTTTAGCGCCATGTCCCTTGCTGCAGCAATCGCGGCCCTATGGCTCATTGCGAACGATTCAAAAACATATCATTTCTTTGCGGACCTGTGA
- the LOC122040512 gene encoding reticulon-like protein B12 produces MVFVQYPRSLEASLRSLQRQRPVHEILGGGIVADVILWRRKDVALGILLGALSSWLLFDVSGYTVVSLVSNVLLLLFSILFVWTKAARIVNRPPPSIPEIHLTGEMAHEAAAFVGLYVNVILSTFNDIVKKRDTKVFFRVALYLWLISLISGFVDLRTLAYSSLVLILTVPALYEKYEDGVDRYFKLLHMEVQMYERVYTQCFSKYFRANKWVLDTKKLLVDA; encoded by the exons ATGGTCTTCGTTCAGTACCCTCGATCCCTGGAAGCGTCGCTTCGATCCTTGCAGAGGCAACGCCCTGTTCACGAGATTCTTGGTGGAGGAATCG TTGCCGATGTGATCCTTTGGAGGAGAAAGGATGTCGCGCTAGGGATTCTGCTTGGAGCACTGTCTTCTTGGTTGCTCTTTGACGTATCTGGGTACACTGTGGTATCGCTTGTGTCGAACGTTCTGCTACTCTTGTTCTCCATATTATTTGTGTGGACGAAGGCTGCAAGAATTGTCAACAG ACCTCCTCCATCCATTCCGGAAATACACCTCACAGGAGAAATGGCCCATGAAGCTGCagcttttgttggtttatatgtGAATGTGATCCTATCAACTTTTAACGACATTGTAAAGAAAAGAGATACCAAAGTCTTCTTTAGAGTAGCTTTGTATTTATGGTTGATTTCTCTGATCAGTGGTTTTGTTGATCTTCGTACATTGGCTTACTCAA GCCTTGTACTCATTCTCACAGTCCCTGCATTGTATGAGAAGTATGAAGACGGTGTTGACAGATATTTTAAGCTCCTTCATATGGAAGTCCAGATGTATGAGAGAGTATACACTCAGTGTTTCAGCAAGTACTTCAGAGCTAACAAGTGGGTTCTCGATACGAAGAAGTTGCTTGTCGATGCATGA
- the LOC122040513 gene encoding probable anion transporter 3, chloroplastic codes for MAVASSPVLNSVGSSHYLAPPRPSVWGPIAFRSPRGGSKLQILSKMFDSKAKDHSEIAVIGARRVADSEALRWGREGVGPRTRRRKGGVAKCSAEGIVERAEQQATQIPERAKVLALLAMVMCLCNADRVVMSVAIVPLASRYGWSSSFFGIVQSSFLWGYLISSIAGGALADRYGGKRVLACGAAIWSLATLLTPWAANHSTAMLLAIRALFGLAEGVAFPCMSTLLFRWFPCNERASALGISMAGFHLGNVISFLASPIILSSIGLNGSFTFFASLGFLWVLVWLVGITNDPRDSPHISLAELQLIQAGKKDLKMEKIPSFGYLLSKLPAWSCIFANMTNNWGYFVLLTWMPMYFKTVYDVNLKQAAWFSAVPWGAMALSGYVAGTTSDFMIKSGCSIIKVRKIMQSIGFIGPALSLLSLRYAQTSTGAAVLMTLALSFSSFSQAGYMLNIQDIAPKYAGFLHGITNSAGTFAAIISTAGTGYFVQWLGSFHVFLTLTAAVYLTTTIFYNLHATAEQVFF; via the exons ATGGCCGTCGCCTCCTCCCCTGTCCTCAACTCGGTCGGTTCCTCGCATTACCTTGCCCCTCCGAGACCGTCGGTATGGGGTCCGATCGCGTTCCGTAGCCCCCGCGGCGGCTCCAAGCTACAGATCCTCTCGAAAATGTTCGACTCGAAGGCGAAGGATCACAGCGAGATCGCCGTCATTGGTGCCAGAAGGGTGGCGGATTCAGAGGCGTTGCGGTGGGGGAGAGAGGGAGTGGGGCCGAGGACGAGGCGGAGGAAGGGCGGGGTGGCGAAGTGCAGTGCCGAGGGGATCGTGGAGCGGGCGGAGCAGCAGGCGACGCAGATCCCGGAGCGGGCCAAAGTGCTGGCGCTGCTGGCGATGGTCATGTGCCTCTGCAACGCGGATCGGGTGGTGATGTCGGTGGCGATCGTCCCGCTCGCTTCCCGCTACGGCTGGAGCAGCTCCTTCTTTGGAATTGTACAG TCATCATTCTTGTGGGGATATCTGATTTCATCCATTGCCGGAGGAGCTCTAGCAGATAGATATGGCGGCAAGCGGGTTTTGGCATGTGGTGCAGCAATCTGGTCACTAGCTACCTTGCTTACTCCTTGGGCTGCCAACCATTCCACTGCCATGCTTTTGGCCATTCGTGCACTTTTTGGCCTGGCTGAAGGAGTTGCCTTTCCTTGCATGAGCACTCTCTTGTTCCG ATGGTTTCCCTGCAACGAACGAGCCAGTGCACTTGGCATTTCCATGGCTGGTTTCCATCTGGGAAATGTAATAAGCTTCCTTGCATCACCAATTATATTGTCAAGCATTGGGCTTAACGGGTCCTTCACCTTCTTTGCCTCACTCGGGTTCCTCTGGGTATTAGTATGGTTGGTTGGAATCACAAATGATCCTCGTGATAGCCCTCATATTAGCCTGGCCGAGCTGCAGTTGATTCAGGCCGGGAAGAAGGACTTGAAGATGGAGAAAATCCCATCTTTTGGCTACTTACTCTCCAAGTTACCAGCTTGGTCATGCATCTTTGCCAACATGACTAACAATTGG GGCTACTTTGTACTTCTGACATGGATGCCCATGTATTTCAAGACT GTTTATGATGTGAATCTGAAACAAGCGGCATGGTTCAGTGCTGTACCTTGGGGGGCAATGGCTCTGTCTGGTTATGTTGCAGGAACTACTTCGGACTTCATGATCAAATCTGGCTGCAGCATAATAAAAGTGCGAAAGATCATGCAG TCGATCGGCTTTATCGGACCAGCTCTGTCGTTGTTGAGCTTGAGGTATGCACAAACATCAACAGGAGCAGCAGTGCTCATGACTCTAGCTCTCAGCTTCAGCTCTTTTAGTCAAGCTGGTTACATGCTCAATATTCAG GACATTGCTCCAAAGTATGCAGGATTTCTACATG GAATAACGAATTCCGCGGGGACATTCGCAGCAATTATCAGTACAGCAGGAACAGGTTACTTTGTCCAATGGCTTGGATCATTTCATGTCTTCCTCACCCTCACAGCAGCTGTCTACTTGACCACCACAATTTTCTACAATCTGCATGCCACAGCTGAACAAGTATTCTTCTAA
- the LOC122040514 gene encoding thylakoid ADP,ATP carrier protein, chloroplastic-like produces the protein MARKEAALVWRPIPGLRDAEKERTPARIALFASVSNGGAASPVIEREKKDAREKEAFPSADQLFRHPLAILALVPDGASLFAAGAISGAAAKTVTAPLDRVKLLMQTHGLRVTQGAGKKAFSFIDAMTLIGKEEGLKGYWKGNLPQVIRILPYSAVQLFSYEIYKRLFRNKDGELSVLGRLVAGACAGMTSTLVTYLLDVLRLRLAVEPGSKTMSQMALNMLREEGFASFYAGLGPSLISIAPYIAINFCVFDLFKKSLPEKYQKRPETSLATALISATLATFMCYPLDTVRRQMQMKGSPYNTILDAIPGIVERDGIIGLYRGFVPNALKSLPNSSIKLTTFDIVKSLIASGRKELEKITESNKEKLAN, from the exons ATGGCGAGGAAGGAGGCGGCGCTCGTATGGCGTCCCATTCCGGGTCTCCGTGATGCGGAGAAGGAACGTACTCCAGCTCGAATCGCTCTGTTTGCGTCCGTGTCCAACGGCGGTGCTGCCTCGCCTGTGATTGAGAGGGAGAAGAAGGACGCGCGGGAGAAGGAGGCGTTCCCGTCCGCGGATCAGCTGTTTCGGCATCCTTTGGCGATTCTGGCGCTTGTTCCAGATGGGGCGTCGCTATTTGCTGCCGGGGCCATCTCCGGTGCTGCCGCAAAGACCGTTACCGCGCCCCTCGACCGCGTCAAGCTCCTCATGCAG ACCCATGGACTGCGTGTTACTCAAGGAGCTGGAAAGAAGGCATTTAGCTTCATTGAT GCTATGACATTGATAGGGAAGGAGGAGGGGCTTAAAGGCTATTGGAAAGGAAATTTACCACAG GTGATACGGATATTACCATACAGTGCGGTTCAACTCTTTTCTTATGAAATCTACAAG AGACTCTTCAGGAACAAGGACGGGGAACTTTCTGTTCTTGGTAGGCTTGTTGCAGGGGCCTGTGCTGGGATGACATCCACTCTA GTAACATATCTGCTGGATGTCCTAAGGCTTAGGCTTGCGGTGGAACCTGGTTCTAAGACCATGTCCCAG ATGGCTCTTAACATGCTAAGAGAAGAAGGGTTTGCATCATTTTATGCTGGTCTTGGTCCTTCTCTCATATCGATAGCACCTTATATTGCTATTAACTTCTGTGTTTTTGACTT GTTCAAGAAGTCACTTCCAGAAAAGTACCAAAAGAGGCCAGAAACATCCCTTGCAACTGCTCTTATCTCAGCAACACTTGCTACCTTTATGTGCTATCCTTTGGACACTGTGAGAAGACAGATGCAAATGAAAGGTTCACCTTACAACACTATACTAGATGCTATCCCAG GAATTGTGGAACGTGACGGCATTATCGGCTTATATCGAGGTTTTGTGCCTAATGCATTGAAAAGTCTGCCAAATAGCAG TATTAAGCTCACTACATTTGACATTGTGAAGAGTCTAATAGCCTCCGGGCGAAAAGAACTCGAGAAAATTACTGAAAGCAACAAGGAAAAATTGGCGAACTAG
- the LOC122040515 gene encoding serine/threonine-protein kinase BSK5-like — protein MGVRCSGRSLCWWLARARSKSSALELDDLEIAGGGDTGGESKPLFREYSLEELRVATDGFASDRIVSEHGQKAPNVVYLGRLDRDVAIKRFNKFAWPDARQFLEEARTVGQLRSGWLANLIGCCCEGDERLLVAEFMPRDTLAKHLFHWDVQPLCWPMRIRVALYLAQALEYCSSKGRVLYHDLNAYRVLFDQDGNPRLSCFGLMKNSSDGKSYSTNLAFTPPEYLKTGRVTPQSVVYSFGTVLLDLLSGKHIPPSHALDMISGKNYSSLVDSCLEGHFSSHDATDLVQLISRCLQYEPRERPNLKWLLTCLGFLQKDASVSSYTLMGLVDSSVTSKQLLKLSPFAEACAKSDYVTIYEMMEKVGYRDDEGLANDFCFRVWNSQNQETLNFKKLGDNAFNAKDFETAIVHYSQFIDEGTMTSPTVLARRCLSYLMTNLLQQAARDAEQAQVLSPDWPTAFYLQAAALFRLGMGSEADEMIKKGSRIEYKRNNRN, from the exons ATGGGAGTTCGGTGCTCCGGACGGTCGTTATGCTGGTGGCTCGCTCGTGCCCGCTCCAAGTCGTCCGCGCTGGAGCTCGACGATCTAG AGATTGCTGGCGGAGGTGATACCGGTGGCGAGTCTAAGCCTTTGTTCAGGGAGTACAGTTTGGAGGAGCTGCGGGTCGCGACCGACGGCTTCGCCTCCGATCGCATTGTGTCGGAGCATGGCCAGAAGGCGCCCAATGTCGTCTACCTCGGCCGCCTCGACCGTGACGTGGCCATCAAGCGCTTCAACAAGTTCGCGTGGCCGGACGCCCGCCAGTTCCTC GAGGAAGCGAGGACTGTGGGGCAGCTCCGGAGCGGCTGGCTCGCCAATCTCATCGGGTGTTGCTGCGAGGGCGATGAGAGGCTGCTGGTGGCCGAGTTCATGCCCCGGGATACCCTCGCTAAGCACCTCTTTCATT GGGATGTGCAACCTTTGTGCTGGCCCATGAGGATAAGGGTGGCACTGTACCTCGCACAGGCACTTGAATATTGCAGCAGCAAAGGTCGTGTTTTGTATCATGATCTCAATGCCTACAGGGTTCTTTTTGATCAG GATGGTAATCCCAGGTTGTCGTGTTTTGGTCTAATGAAGAACAGTAGTGATGGGAAGAGTTACAGTACTAACTTGGCTTTCACACCACCAGAGTATCTTAAGACGG GGAGAGTGACACCACAAAGTGTAGTCTATAGCTTTGGAACTGTTCTTCTGGACCTTCTTAGCGGGAAGCATATTCCTCCGAGCCAT GCACTTGATATGATTAGTGGTAAAAATTATTCATCGCTAGTGGACTCTTGCTTGGAGGGGCATTTCTCGAGTCATGATGCGACTGATTTGGTTCAATTGATTTCTCGCTGCTTGCAATACGAACCTCGTGAGAGGCCAAATTTGAAGTGGCTCCTCACTTGTTTGGGATTTCTTCAAAAGGATGCAAGC GTGTCATCATACACACTAATGGGGCTTGTCGATTCTTCTGTGACTTCCAAGCAATTGCTCAAACTATCACCTTTTGCTGAAGCTTGTGCGAAGTCGGATTATGTCACTATATATGAAATGATGGAGAAGGTTGGATACAGGGATGACGAGGGGTTAGCCAATGAT TTTTGTTTCCGAGTCTGGAATAGCCAAAACCAGGAGACTTTGAACTTTAAGAAGCTCGGGGACAATGCCTTTAATGCAAAAGATTTTGAAACCGCAATCGTTCACTACTCACAG TTCATTGACGAAGGCACAATGACTTCTCCGACAGTGTTGGCGCGCCGTTGCTTATCGTACCTAATGACCAATCTGCTACAACAAGCAGCTAGAGATGCTGAGCAAGCACAAGTATTATCACCCGACTGGCCTACCGCCTTCTATCTCCAAGCTGCTGCCCTTTTCAGGCTTGGAATGGGTAGTGAAGCCGATGAAATGATCAAGAAGGGCTCCAGAATAGAGTACAAAAGGAACAACAGAAACTGA
- the LOC122040516 gene encoding uncharacterized protein LOC122040516 has translation MMTEAPFLPRERLRKHQEYFQNAQKHTYLKGRYDKITSVAIPLALASTVIVLIGRGMYNMANGVGKKQ, from the exons ATGATGACAGAAGCACCTTTCTTGCCGAGGGAGAGGCTGAGGAAGCACCAGGAGTACTTCCAAAATGCTCAGAAACACACATACCTGAAGGGGCGGTACGATAAAATAACTTCGGTTGCGATACCACTGGCACTAGCAAGCACCGTCATTGTCCTCATT GGCCGCGGGATGTACAACATGGCCAACGGGGTCGGGAAGAAACAATGA